AGATTCCTGCGACTTACATATGGAACAGACCAGCTATGACGCCTCTAAGGCCCTTGATGTCTGTGTGATTGCCCTGGAATGGATTGCTAACTTCACTGATTTGAATAGCTTATCGCTTTTTGAAGATGTGTCTTTGCGTTATGCTAAACAGGCTAAGCAAGTCGGGCAACCGGACCTGATCATTATTCCAGGGACGGCCAATCCTCTCAGAGCCTTAAAAGACTTAGAAGACCGGGACTTGGCAAGAGCCATTCAAGCAGCCGTAGGAAAGGGCAGTCACTTGATTGCCTTAGGGGCAGGGCAAACCCTCTTGGGTCAGACTTTAAGCGATGAAGCTGGCAACAGCTACCCTGGTCTGGATATTTTCCCCTACCAATCGACCTTAACTGGGGCTCATGAGGTCTACCAGACCCAATGTCAAACGACTTATCCGCTCCATGAAGCTGGCGAGAAAGAGGGCTATGCCTTAGCGGCCTATGAAGTCCGGATCTATACTATCCAAAGTCAGGACCACTTAAGCCCCTTTGCCCGGGTAGTTAAACGCAACGGGACAAGCTTTTCGGGAAATGAAGGTTATTGCTTAGAAGAGGGCCGTTTAATTGCAAGTAATTTACATGGATTATTTGACAATACTGCCTGGACCTATGCTTATTTACAGGCATTGGCTAAGAAGAAAGGCGTCAAACTCCAAGGCCAGCTTCCCCAAACTTATGCAGCAGTGATGGAGGAACAATTCCAGGAACTCGCCCACCATGTTCTTGACCATATTGATAAGGAAGCCTTAGACCGAATTATTGAAGGAGAAGAATAAGATGGCAATTTATACACGAAGCGGTGACCAGGGCATGACCCGACTGTACGGAGGCCACAGTGTTTCGAAGGCTTCTGAGCGGGTAGGAACTTATGGGGCGATTGACCAGTTAAATGCCAGTGTGGGCTACCTGGCCGCCCTGGTCGATCCCAAATATGACCAGGTTCAAAGCCAACTTCTGGCTATCCAACAAGATTTGTTTGATTGCGGGAGTGATTATGCTACCCTAGACCAAGAACGTCCCTATAAGGTAAAAAGTGGTCTGGCTGACAAGTTAGAAGCTTGGATTGATGATTATACTGAAGCAACCCCCAGCATTAAAAAGTTTGTCCTCCCCCGGGGCACTCAGGCTGCTAGCTTCTGTCATATGCTAAGAACGCAAACTCGGACTTTAGAACGGCAACTGGTTCAATTTAGCCAAGTAAGCCAGGATTATAATCCCCAAGTTTTGCCTTATATTAACCGTTTATCAGACTATTTCTTTAGCTTGGCCCGGGCTTTAAACCATTATGAGAATTATAAGGAGGTCCCCTATAAAAATAGTCGCGATATTTTTTCATAAGGTAGTCCAGGAACAAAAGAGTCATAAAGGAGCTTAACCATGTATCCAGTCATGTTAGATATCAGTCACTGGTCAGTTCTCATCATTGGTGGTGGGAGGATCGCTGAGCGAAAATTACAGGGACTTATAAAGGAAGCGGGACAGGTTACGGTCTTGGCTCCTCAAGTGACTGAGCGGATTGCTGACTGGGTCAGTAAAGGGCAAGTGATCTGGTTGCAGCAAGCCTACCAGGGCCCTGTAGATTTACAGGGTTATCAGATGGTCTTTGCCTGTACTGATCATTCAGAGGTCAACCAGGCGATTGCGGAAGAACTTGGGCCAGGGCAATTGATCAACCAGACTGGGAACAAGCGAGCGTCGAACTTCTTTAATATGAAAACCATTAACCATGAGGGCTACTTGATTGCCATTTCCAGTCAAGGACAGTCACCAGCAGGGGCTAAGGCCCTGGGAGAAAGTATTGCATCTTATCTAAAAGACAAGGAGAATTGGATTTGACCACTTATCGTATCGGAACGCGAAGCAGCCGGCTAGCCATGCAACAAAGTTTAGAAGTTGTCAGGGCTTTGGAGGCTGTTTACCCGCAGGATGAATTTCAATTAGTCAAATTATCCACCAAGGGAGACAAGGATAAGTCCTCCCCCCTCTCTAAAATTGGGGGCAAGGGGGTCTTTGTCCGCTGGATTGAGCAGGCCCTAGTCCAAGGCCAGGTCGATTTTATTGTCCATAGTCTAAAAGATGTCCCTAGCCAATTAGCCCAAGGGACGGTCTTGGCTGCTATTCCTCAGCGCCAAGACCCTGGAGATGTGATCCTGACTGCTAAGGGGATGGACTGGCGCGACTTGCCTGAAGGTGCTAGGGTAGGGACAGGGAGTTTACGCCGCTTGGCCCAACTGCACGCCCTAAGACCAGATTTGGAGATTGTCCATGTTCGCGGGAATATTGATAGTCGTTTGGATAAACTTGCTCGTGGCGATTTCCAGGCCCTGGTCCTCGCTACGGCGGGCCTTAAACGCTTGCAGCTCCTTGACTATCCTTTTGACTCCCAGCGCTTTAACCAAAAAGAAGCCAATAGTGAGGCCCATATCCTCAATAACTATGAACTCCAGGCCCATGCCTTTAGCCTGGATGAAATGATTCCTGCAGTGGGGCAAGGGGCCTTGGCAGTCCAATGCCTGAGTGATGATCACGAAACCAGACAAGTCCTCCAAGCCATTGATGATCCCGAAACCCACCAGGCAGTGGCTTGTGAACGGGTGGTCCTCAAAGCCTTAGGGGCTGATTGTAACTATCCGGTGGGCGCCTATGGTCAAATGAAGGACCAAGTCCTCCAATTAACCGCCATGATTGGTCGTCAGGACGGCTTAGCCTTGGTTCGTAGCCAATTAGAAGCTCCCCTAGACCAAGCCCAAGCCCTAGGCCAAGCGGTTTACCAAGACCTCTTGGACCAAGGAGCAGGAAAATGGTTAGACCAAGGTGACGGCAATGACTAGACTTCTATGGACGGCTTCACGCCCCTTGGCTAAAAAGCAGTCAGCTCGCTTAGAGCAAGCGGGCTACCAGCCGGACTGGTTGCCGGTCATCCAACTCGAGCCTCTCGACCAGGTGAGTGACTTAAAGCTTCAACAAGGAGATGCCTTTTTCTTTGTTAGTCGCATGGCTGGCCAAGCTGCTTTTAAGCATTTACTCCCTAGTGCTCCTTTAAGTCAACATTACTTTTTTTCCAGTAGCCAGCAAACGGGACGCTACCTTAGCCAAACCTACCCCATTGCTTGCCAAGCCCTGACCCATGGGGGGACCAGTCAAGAAGCCTTTAATCAGTTCAACAAAATCAAGGACCATTACCAGCCTAGGATTGACCGCCTTATTGTTCCCATTAGTCCCCAAAGCCAGGGCAAGTACCAGGCTCTAGGGCAAACTTACCTGCCTGATATAAGTATTCAGGAGTGGATCGTTTATCAAAAACAAGTCAACCGGAGAATTGGTCAATCACTCCAAGCCGCCATCAGCCAGGCTAGCCAAGCAGCGCCCCTAGCTATAACCATCGCGAGCGCCAGTGCCTGGCAAGCCATGGTGAACTTAGTGTCTTTGCCTGTCTTAGAGCAGAAAAGGTCTGCCATCCAATTGTGGACAATTGGTCCCTTGGCTAGTCAATCTATCCTTAAAAGTAGCTCCCAACTTAACCCCTACCATGAAGCCGACCAGTCGAATTTTGCTGGCTTGGTAGAGAGTCTGATCACTTACAAGACATAAAAAAACAGCCTAGCTTAAGGAAACTTCCCTTTAAGCAAGGCTGCTTTTTTAATAGTTTAAGTCATCCCTTTTAAATAGTAGGTAACCAGTCGAGTACCTTTTTAATTTCTGGGTCCCAGTAGTCCCAACCGTGTTCTCCAGGGTTCTCATGGTAGGAGAGCTCTAAAACATCGCCAAAGCGGTCCTTGAAGTGACGGTTTTGTTCGATTAAGTCATCTTCTGTGCCACAGGTCAAATAAACTTTAGGTAAGTCGATTTTATTATCAATGGTTTGTTGGACCAAGTAATAAATATCATTGTCAGTTTTGGCGGGAGACTCCTCGTCAAAGAGCATTTGATGTTCGAAAGGAGACTCAGGATCAGGCCCTTGGGCAAAGACATTGACCAGGTCGGTGACTCCCGATAGGCTAGCCACATAGCCATATTTTTCCGGATAGGTGAAGGCCGCCTTCAAAGCGCCAAAGCCGCCCATGGAAGCACCAGCAATATAGGTGTCTTCCCGTTTAGTTGACACCGGAAGCATGGTTTGGATGATTTCAGGCAGTTCGACACTAATGAAATTGCTATAGGGGTAACCAATGGCATTGTTGATATACCAGCCGCGGTGGGTGGTAGGTAGGACAATGACCAAGTCCAGGTCACGAGCATAGCGTTCTAGGGAAGTGAAACGGAGCCAACCATCCTCATTACTGGATAGGCCGTGTAAGAGATAGAGGACCCGGTAAGGGGGTTTTAAGCTTTGGCGTTTATCTTCTGGAGTCCGGGCACAGTTTTGAGGGAAAATGATATTGACATGGACATCCATGCGCAAACTGTCTGAGTAAAGCGTGGTCTGTAAAAGAGTCATGGGAATACCTCCTGAATATTTTCTTATTATCATTATAACTAAAAGACCAAGTAAAGGCGATTGATCCGGTAGGGCACTTAGATCAAATCTTATTGATTGATCTCTCTAAATTAACCGCTAAACCTAGCTAAAATAAGTAAACTTGGTATAATGAAAGCATTGACAGAAGTAATGAAGAATTGGAGGATGAGTGATGAAATTTGTCAGCAATGAAAATTTTACCAATCATGTTTACTTAGTGGAGGCTGGTCAGGACTTAAACATGGTCGACCAGGCCACCCAAGACTATTTAAAAGACCAACTGGACTTTAAGGGCGAAGCTAAGCAAGTCTATCGCTCACTAGGTCCTAATAGCCAAAACTTAGTTTTAGTCGGCCTAGGAGAAAAGCCTCAACGCGATAACTATGTGCTGGCGGCTTTCTTAGCAGCTAAGGAATTAAAGGCAGCTAAGGTTGAAGCAGCCAATGTTTCCTTTGCGGCTACGGACCGTGCTGCCCTAGAAGGGGTTATTGAAGGTTTCTTACAAAGCGACTATCGTTTTGACCGTTACCTCAGTGACAAAGCTACAACTTCCCTAGCGAAGATTAATCTGCCTAAAAAAGTCGCTGATCTTGACCAAGTCGTTGAGGAAGTGACCCATTTAGTTGAAGGAATTAATGCGACCCGCGATTTAGTCAATACCCCTTCTAACCATCTCAGCCCGGCGCAAATGGCTGACCAAGCCAAGGACTTATTAACTGGGCTCGGGGTAGAAGTGGAAATCTTTGATAAACAGCAAATTGAAGACTTGGGCATGGAAGCCCTCCTAGCGGTTAATGCCGGTTCGGTCAATGAACCCCGCTTCCTCGTGATGAACTATCTCCCCCAAGGCCCAGAAGAAAAAGCCATCGCCTTAGTCGGCAAGGGGATTACCTATGACTCCGGTGGTTATGCCTTAAAACCAGCCAACTCCATGATCGATATGAAGGATGACATGGCTGGGGCTGCCGCTGTAATTGGTAGTATTTACGCCTTAGCCAAAAACAAGGTCAATAAAAACGTTGTGGGTGTGGCGGCTATCACGGAAAACTTGGTCTCTGCCAGCTCCTATAAAAATGGGGACATTATTGGTTCCATGAAGGGAACAACGATTGAGGTCTTGAATACTGACGCTGAAGGTCGGGTGACCTTGGCGGATTCAATTTACTATGCAGCTGCTAAAGTGAATAGTGAATGTGTGATTGACCTAGCAACCTTAACGGGGGCTTGCTTAGTCGCTCTCGGTGAACGGACAGCTGGGGCGATGACCAATGATTCAGATCTCTTCCAAGCAGTAGACCAAGCTGCTGACAGTGTTGGTGAACCGATTTGGCAATTACCGGCACCAGAAGAATTACGAGAAGCCGTTAAGGGCACCAATGCTGACTTAAGAAACTCTACCGGACGCAATGGGGGAACCATTACTGCAGGGGTCTTCTTAGAACACTTTGTGGAAGGCAAGCCCTGGGTTCACTTGGATATTGCTGGCCCTGCCTTCGGGGAAAAAGCCTACCGCTACCTCCCTCAAGGCGCAACCGGTGTTCCAGTCAAAACCTTATACCAATTTGTTAAAGGACAAGCTGAAACCAAGTAGCTGTCTATGTTATTGCTAGTAATGAAACTGGCTTAATCTAATGGTAATCGGCCTCCCATAGTCTTCCATGGCTAAAGGGGCCGATTTTCTTTTTAGCCACTTTGGCCTAAAGCTTTAAAAATGAGAGTAAAGCGGGTAAAATTGAAGTGACGTCAGTTGAAGGATTTAATGAGGAGGATCTTCTATGGTAAAAATGATACTGGATTTAGATACAGGGGTTGACGATGCCCTGGCCATTGCTTATGCATGTGCCTCAGCAGAAGTCGACTTGCTTGGTATCACGGGGACCTATGGCAATGTGTTGATGGAAACAGGTCTGAAAAATGCCAGTCAATTATTGGATTTATTTGGTCAAGGCCAGGTCCCAGTTTACCCCGGCCTAGACCATGCCTCGGATAAGGAAGACTTTGAAGTGCAAGAAGTCTCAGCTCTGATCCACGGTAAAAATGGTCTGGGTGAGGTTGATTTGGGTGACCGGCCTGTTAAGCAAGCCGCTGGCAATGCGGTTGACTTTATCCTCGAATCGGCTAAAAAGTATGGAAAAGATTTGAAAATTGTCGCTACCGGTCCTATGACTAACTTAGCCGCAGCCATTGATAAGGACTTCGATAGCTTATCCCAAGTCGGTGAAATTGTTATTATGGGCGGAGCCTTGACAGTATGCGGTAATGTGTCGCCTTTTGCAGAGGCTAATATTAGCCAAGACCCCGCAGCCGCTGATAAATTATTCCGGTCGGGCTTACCGGTCACCATGGTGGGATTAGACGTGACCTTACGCACCCTCTTGACCTATAAGGAAACCAAAATTTGGCGGGACTTAGGCACTGAGGCTGGGGAGAAGATGGCTGATATTGTGGACTATTACATTAAATCCTACGAAGTCACCTCGCCCCACTTAAAAGGTTGTGCCCTCCATGACCCACTAGCCGTGGCGGTTGCCGTTCAAGGAGACTTAGTTGACTGCCTACCTTTAGCCATGAAGGTTGAAACTGAAGGCGAAAGTCGGGGACGGACTATTGGCGATAATGACCGTTTAAATGATCCTAATCCTAGTGTCCGAGTAGCCGTGGCGGTTGATGTGGACCGATTCTTAAATGAATTTATGACCCGTTTGACCCAGCTCTTTAAAGAGCATTAAAAATAAATACGATCCAATAAAATAAAAGTGCTAGTATCACTCTTAAGTCTTTTAAGAAGTTGATACTAGCACTTTTTAATTGCTTATTTATCTGAGTGTCCTCCATCAATTTAGCCTTAATTGGCTTGCTCTTCTTCGTCGATAGTGAGTTGGTAATGTTCATCGCCGAGTTGATTGACCATGAACTTATCGATATAGGAGAGGGCTTTGATAAAGTCAGAGCCGGAAAATTCATGCTTACCGCCAGGGATCATTTCTAAATGAGCCTTGGGAAAAAGCTCAGCGGCCTTTTGGGCATAGACTGGGGGAACGAGAACATCATCTTCCCCATGGACAATGAGAACTGGGCCAGGATAGGAAGTAGTGATGTCCTCCACATCCACCTTAAGCATGTCTTCGATATAGTAACGGCTAACCGATACTCCCATGATATCGATGGAGTCAGGAATTTCTTCTTTGTCCGGGACAAAGTCGTGGACTAGGCTGGGCATATTGAAGGCAGGATAGAGTAGGATCATCCCCTGGATATCCTCGGGGTGTTTAGCTGCCATCATGGTAGCCACGAGACCGCCCTGACTATCTCCCAATAGGTAGGTTTGACTGGAATCAATTGCTTTATAGTTAGTGAGCTTTTGGTAAATGGCTTCCAGGTCAGCCAACTCAGTTAATACGGTCATATCGGAAAAGTCGCCATCACTACTATTTAGGGGAGCCCCACCGATAAAGTCAAAAACATAGGCAGCTACCCCACGTTTCGCTAAATGAGTGGCGTAAGGGGTGGTGGTTAAATCGGTTTGGTTAATCCCGTGGGCGAGGATAGTTAACGGCCAGGATTCTTGGTCGCCCTTGGGCAAGAAGAGCTTACCGTGTATTTTAAAACCATCCCGCATGACATTTAATTCATATTGAACATAGTCCTCAGTCTGACTCAAAACGGTTAATTGGTCCAGTTCAGTCGCTGGGTCACTGGCTGGCTGTGTTTCATCCTCTTGCTCAGTTTGTGGGGACTTACTTTCTGTTTGGTCCTCCTGGCTAGCCTGCTCAGGGTTAGTAGAGTCTGGCTTTTGTCCACAGGCAAAGAGCAGACCGGTCATTAAGAGTAGGAGTAATTTTTTTATTGTCATTATGATCCTTCCTTATTTTTAATGCTTACGGAATAAGGCCCGCACGCGTTTACGGTTATCCCGGCGAATATACTTGGCTGAAGTGGTCCGGTTCCCTAGGTAAGTGATACTAGAAACGGTAAAAATAGCTAATCCGATAGCCACGGTACTCATAAAGGTCTCTAGCAATTGACTAGAAAATAAGTCAAAGTCGCGTTGAAAAAGATAGAGGGCAGTCCGGTAAAGTCCCCCACCAGGGACGATGGGGATAAAACCCGGAATGAAAAATAAGGTCACCGGTTGGTGGAAACGATTGGCCGCCCACTGGGACATAGCGGCAATGACTAGGCTGGCCCAATAAGAGGACCAGACCGGACTCGATCCTGCTAGGACCTGGGTGAAGTAGTAGGTTAACCAGCCAAACATCCCAATCAAGGAGACTTGGAAAATCATTCTTTTAGGAACCTCAAAGACATAGGCGCAAAAAAAGCCTACGGTCAGTGAAAAAAAGGCATGGTAAAGAAATAAAGCAATCATATAAAGACTCCTTCTAAGATAAGAAAGGCGATGATTGAACCCAAGGCTAGACTACCTGCAGTGAGGAGGGCTTCCACTAAACGGGAAGAGCCGGCAATGAAATCCTCATGGAAAAGGTCACGGACAGCGGTGGTGAAGGGAGTTCCTGGCACTAGGGGCATGAGAGAGGCGATCACCACGGTTCCGCTGGCTAAATCAGGCCACAGATACATTTGAAAGAGGTGGGGCAGGAGAGTGACGACGCTTGCTTGAATGACATTGGTAAAGAAAGTTCCAAAATTAAAGCGGTTACTACCTAGAAATAAAAGCGCCAAGACTAGGCCGTTAATAGCTGCTGTTAAACCTTCAAAGGGACCACCATCAAAAAGAAAGGTAAAGCAAAAAGTCATTCCCCATATTCCTAAGGCCATTCGGTTAGGATTATAGAGGTTACGACCCGAACGGATGTTGTATAAGAGGGTATAAGTTTGGTCAATGTCTAGCTGGCCTTGGACGAAATAATCAGTTATCCGGGTCACTTGACCAATTTTATTGAGATTGTTGCTGTGGCTGGTGATCCGTTTCACTCCCACAAAAGCCCCGCTCTCAAATTTAGGATCGTCAATAATGGCCAATAAATTGGTTGAAAAAGAACAGCCGACCGCAAAAGCTGCCTGGGAAAGACTAAGAATCTTATTCATGGTATCTTCTACCCGATAAGATTCTGCCTGACTTTCACACATAATTTGTCCGGCAAGTAAGGCTAATTCTAAGAGTTTTTTGACTTGCTGTTGCCCCATAGACATCACTTTCTAATGGTATTTGCCCTTGTACTTGGCAGAAGGTTAAGTGGCCTGATCCGAGTGTTAGTGTCGCTCTTTAAGTAAGTTAGCAATCACTTGGGCGACCCCATCCTCCTTGTTGCTAGGTGCTAGGTAGTTTGCCTGGTCTTTGACCAATTGACTGGCATTAGCCATGGCATAAGAATATTTGACCGGGTGGAACATGGAAATATCATTATGAGAGTCGCCGATGGTGAGTATTTCATCGCTCTGATAGCCTTTGGAATGGGCATAGGCCATTAAAGCATTGCCCTTAGTGGCATCACGCTGGGTAATTTCTAAATTATCGGGACCGGAGGAAGAGACCGCTAATTCTGGATGGCTATCGAAATGCTCAATAAATTGCTGGAGAATAGCATGGTCTTCAGAAAAGACCATGACTTTTAAGGCAGGCTCATTTTCCCCATTAATATAGTCCCTAATATCACGGATATAATTGGTATCAAAGATAAATTGGGCCGCACTTGCCATGGCCTTGGGGTCGCCCTGGCTAATGGCCTTAATTTGGTCGATAAAAGTTTCTGGATTATAGAGATAGTATTGGTTTTGGGTCATAATGGAATAATTAATGCTGTAATAGTTAAAGTAATCCAGCAGCTCACTAAGGAGTTGACCGGAAAAATATTTTTGCTGGCTGGCTTTACCATTAATGTCAGTAAAAACTGCCCCATTTAAATTAATCATCGGGCAGCGTAAGTCTTGCATATCTAGTAAAGGTTGGGCTGAGTGATAACCCCGTCCGGTAGCTACCATAAATTCAATTCCCTGGTCTTTTAAGGACAAGATCGCCTGACGGTTAGCATCAGAAATGACATGGTGGTCATTGAGTAGGGTACCATCCATATCAGTGACAAATAGTTTAATCAAGTAAGTCATCCTCCTTTGTCAAAATCCGATTCTTTGCCCCTAGTATAGCAGAAGCGCTTCTGACTTCCCATTGTCATGGGTGAAAACGCAATCCTTTGGGAAAGAAGTTTTTAACTGTTCCTTGGACTTGTTTGCCAAAGCTAATGACCATCCCTTGGTAAACTAAGAGGACCCAACCTTGGTTGCCAGGATAAGCTAAGGTGAGACCTTGAACATAATTTACCCAGTCATCGTAGCTGATTTCAATTTGAGGATAAGTGGCTTTGGGAGCCAAGGCCATGGCCCAAGCATAGCTGGGTTGGAAACGATTTTTAAGTAAGCTCCCTAGGTGGAGACCCAGACGGAGACTGTGTAATTGATTGAGGGGGCCTTCCATCAGCATCTGATAAGTGAGGCCAGGAGGGAGGAGCCAAACCTGGTCGCCTTTAGCAATCACTTCTCGATCTTGGTAGTCCTCATTAGGGAAGGCTTGGGTTAAGGCAGCGAGATTTTTCTTTTCTTCTGGCTCTAATAAGCGGTAGGGTGAAGCTTTAGCCTTACCTGCATGTCTTTTGCCCTTTTTAGGACGTTTCTTCTTAGCTTTTGGTACTACTTGGTCAGTATTAAGACTGTCTTTGGCCTTGAGCCGGGCAATAAAGTGGCCCTCGCCGATGGAACGATGGGGCCAAATTCTCACACAGGCGGAGAGATCATAGGCAGATTGACTCCAGTCACTTCGGCCTCTAGAGATCGTTTCAGCAGGAAATTGGTCAATCCATTCTAAGTCAAAGTCCCCTTGGTCCAATAGCCAGGCAATAATCTCTTCGTTTTCCTCTGGGGAGAAGGTACAGGTGGAATAGATTAATTGACCGCCTGCTTTTAGCATTCGAACTGCTTGGCTCAGAATTTCCTTTTGCCGCTCTTGGCAGAGGAGGGGCGTCTCTTTACTCCAGCCCTCACGAGCCGCTTGACTTTTGGTAAACATGCCTTCACCGGAACAGGGGGCGTCAACCAGGATCTTATCGAAAAAGCCCGGGAAATATGCAGCCAGACTTTCGGGATCGTGGTTGGTTACCAGCGCGTTGGAAATGCCCATTCTTTCAATGTTTTCGGCTAAGATCTTGGCCCGCTTCGGAATAATTTCATTAGCGACCAAGAGCCCTTGACCCTGCATATCAGCAGCAATCTGAGTAGACTTTCCTCCTGGTGCGGCACAGAGGTCAAGGATTTTTTCTCCCGGCTGGGCTTGGACCACACTAGCAACCGCCATGGCTGAAGCTTCCTGGCTATAGACCAGTCCAGCTTGATGGAGGGGAGAGTTTCCGTCGACTTGACCTAAATACCCCCATGGACTATAAGGACAGGGGGTTAATTCTTCTGCAAAGTAAGATTGACAAATGGCTTGGGCCTTGGCTTTTAGGGGGTTGATACGAAAGGCTTTTTGGGCCTCTTCTTTATTAAGAGCGGCGAAGAAGTCAGCGGCTTCATCGCCTAGGAGCTGGTTAAATTTATCGATAAATTCCAAAGCTAGCGACATGGTTATTTTCCTTTCTGGCTTAATAAGTGCATATTACCATAGAATGAGCCATGCTCCAATAAGAATTCAAGGGACAAAGGAACAGAAAAGAAGGCGGTTTCTATGCTATAATTTAAAGTGTAAAATGTTTAAAAAATACCCCGGTTAGAGGCTAGAAAATAAATAAGGAGGAAGATCTTTCCATGTTTTTTATTGATACGTCACGCCATGGTCAAGCGGTTTATGATCCTATTGTTAACCAATCGCTGGATAATTATCTGATCAATGATCTAGCCCTTGAAGGCCACGGTTTAATTATGTATATTAATGCTCCCTGTGTCATTATCGGTAAAAATCAAAATGCCTATGCAGAAGTTGATCTAGACTATTTAGAAAAGAATGATATCACCTTAGTCCGGCGTACGGGTGGTGGGGGAGCTGTTTATCAAGACTATGGCAACATTGTCTTTGAGAATATTGTCGTTGGCGATACCTCACATTATGGTGATTTTTCTTACTATGCCCAACCGATTATTGATGCCTTGACTGCTCTAGGAATTGAAGGGGTCCAAATCAAAGGTCGTAACGACATT
This genomic stretch from Aerococcus mictus harbors:
- the hemC gene encoding hydroxymethylbilane synthase, producing MTTYRIGTRSSRLAMQQSLEVVRALEAVYPQDEFQLVKLSTKGDKDKSSPLSKIGGKGVFVRWIEQALVQGQVDFIVHSLKDVPSQLAQGTVLAAIPQRQDPGDVILTAKGMDWRDLPEGARVGTGSLRRLAQLHALRPDLEIVHVRGNIDSRLDKLARGDFQALVLATAGLKRLQLLDYPFDSQRFNQKEANSEAHILNNYELQAHAFSLDEMIPAVGQGALAVQCLSDDHETRQVLQAIDDPETHQAVACERVVLKALGADCNYPVGAYGQMKDQVLQLTAMIGRQDGLALVRSQLEAPLDQAQALGQAVYQDLLDQGAGKWLDQGDGND
- a CDS encoding cobyric acid synthase — encoded protein: MAKHIMIQGTASDVGKSLMAAAIGRIYTNEGLRVFPFKSQNMALNSYITKTGAEMARAQVVQANACRREPDVLMNPILMKPSQDAQSQIIIKGQVYGDLNARDYHELKPQLKPMLKEVMTQLDSENDLIVLEGAGSPAEINLNDHDIVNMGMAEIADSPVILLADIDRGGVFASIYGTIALLKDQGKRIKGIIINKFRGDVSLLDPGIEQIEDLTGVKVIGVVPYLPHVIESEDSCDLHMEQTSYDASKALDVCVIALEWIANFTDLNSLSLFEDVSLRYAKQAKQVGQPDLIIIPGTANPLRALKDLEDRDLARAIQAAVGKGSHLIALGAGQTLLGQTLSDEAGNSYPGLDIFPYQSTLTGAHEVYQTQCQTTYPLHEAGEKEGYALAAYEVRIYTIQSQDHLSPFARVVKRNGTSFSGNEGYCLEEGRLIASNLHGLFDNTAWTYAYLQALAKKKGVKLQGQLPQTYAAVMEEQFQELAHHVLDHIDKEALDRIIEGEE
- a CDS encoding precorrin-2 dehydrogenase/sirohydrochlorin ferrochelatase family protein gives rise to the protein MYPVMLDISHWSVLIIGGGRIAERKLQGLIKEAGQVTVLAPQVTERIADWVSKGQVIWLQQAYQGPVDLQGYQMVFACTDHSEVNQAIAEELGPGQLINQTGNKRASNFFNMKTINHEGYLIAISSQGQSPAGAKALGESIASYLKDKENWI
- a CDS encoding alpha/beta hydrolase — protein: MTLLQTTLYSDSLRMDVHVNIIFPQNCARTPEDKRQSLKPPYRVLYLLHGLSSNEDGWLRFTSLERYARDLDLVIVLPTTHRGWYINNAIGYPYSNFISVELPEIIQTMLPVSTKREDTYIAGASMGGFGALKAAFTYPEKYGYVASLSGVTDLVNVFAQGPDPESPFEHQMLFDEESPAKTDNDIYYLVQQTIDNKIDLPKVYLTCGTEDDLIEQNRHFKDRFGDVLELSYHENPGEHGWDYWDPEIKKVLDWLPTI
- a CDS encoding nucleoside hydrolase, which gives rise to MVKMILDLDTGVDDALAIAYACASAEVDLLGITGTYGNVLMETGLKNASQLLDLFGQGQVPVYPGLDHASDKEDFEVQEVSALIHGKNGLGEVDLGDRPVKQAAGNAVDFILESAKKYGKDLKIVATGPMTNLAAAIDKDFDSLSQVGEIVIMGGALTVCGNVSPFAEANISQDPAAADKLFRSGLPVTMVGLDVTLRTLLTYKETKIWRDLGTEAGEKMADIVDYYIKSYEVTSPHLKGCALHDPLAVAVAVQGDLVDCLPLAMKVETEGESRGRTIGDNDRLNDPNPSVRVAVAVDVDRFLNEFMTRLTQLFKEH
- a CDS encoding alpha/beta hydrolase family protein translates to MTIKKLLLLLMTGLLFACGQKPDSTNPEQASQEDQTESKSPQTEQEDETQPASDPATELDQLTVLSQTEDYVQYELNVMRDGFKIHGKLFLPKGDQESWPLTILAHGINQTDLTTTPYATHLAKRGVAAYVFDFIGGAPLNSSDGDFSDMTVLTELADLEAIYQKLTNYKAIDSSQTYLLGDSQGGLVATMMAAKHPEDIQGMILLYPAFNMPSLVHDFVPDKEEIPDSIDIMGVSVSRYYIEDMLKVDVEDITTSYPGPVLIVHGEDDVLVPPVYAQKAAELFPKAHLEMIPGGKHEFSGSDFIKALSYIDKFMVNQLGDEHYQLTIDEEEQAN
- a CDS encoding cob(I)yrinic acid a,c-diamide adenosyltransferase → MAIYTRSGDQGMTRLYGGHSVSKASERVGTYGAIDQLNASVGYLAALVDPKYDQVQSQLLAIQQDLFDCGSDYATLDQERPYKVKSGLADKLEAWIDDYTEATPSIKKFVLPRGTQAASFCHMLRTQTRTLERQLVQFSQVSQDYNPQVLPYINRLSDYFFSLARALNHYENYKEVPYKNSRDIFS
- a CDS encoding uroporphyrinogen-III synthase, producing MTRLLWTASRPLAKKQSARLEQAGYQPDWLPVIQLEPLDQVSDLKLQQGDAFFFVSRMAGQAAFKHLLPSAPLSQHYFFSSSQQTGRYLSQTYPIACQALTHGGTSQEAFNQFNKIKDHYQPRIDRLIVPISPQSQGKYQALGQTYLPDISIQEWIVYQKQVNRRIGQSLQAAISQASQAAPLAITIASASAWQAMVNLVSLPVLEQKRSAIQLWTIGPLASQSILKSSSQLNPYHEADQSNFAGLVESLITYKT
- a CDS encoding leucyl aminopeptidase; the protein is MKFVSNENFTNHVYLVEAGQDLNMVDQATQDYLKDQLDFKGEAKQVYRSLGPNSQNLVLVGLGEKPQRDNYVLAAFLAAKELKAAKVEAANVSFAATDRAALEGVIEGFLQSDYRFDRYLSDKATTSLAKINLPKKVADLDQVVEEVTHLVEGINATRDLVNTPSNHLSPAQMADQAKDLLTGLGVEVEIFDKQQIEDLGMEALLAVNAGSVNEPRFLVMNYLPQGPEEKAIALVGKGITYDSGGYALKPANSMIDMKDDMAGAAAVIGSIYALAKNKVNKNVVGVAAITENLVSASSYKNGDIIGSMKGTTIEVLNTDAEGRVTLADSIYYAAAKVNSECVIDLATLTGACLVALGERTAGAMTNDSDLFQAVDQAADSVGEPIWQLPAPEELREAVKGTNADLRNSTGRNGGTITAGVFLEHFVEGKPWVHLDIAGPAFGEKAYRYLPQGATGVPVKTLYQFVKGQAETK